In Pyrus communis chromosome 15, drPyrComm1.1, whole genome shotgun sequence, the genomic stretch AAAATATTTTACAAAGCAACCCAAAATATCCAaaataacacaaacaccatttaGGTCTACTTTTTATTACAAGTACACACTGAATTAACCAGGAAGGGTTAATTAGGGGAGACATGAATGAAACCTATGGCTGAAGCCATTCCTACGTATACTCGACGTACACCAACAAACCCAAAAGCAGATCAATCACGTACTAAAAGAACCAAGTAACCTAGTgatatgaagaagaaaaaagaaggagaAATTAACAACATATCAAGGAAGACTCACACAACTTTTGAATTCCAACTGATGTCACACAGATGCCTACGTGTCCCGAACGTGGAAGATGTTGGGGTTTTTAATGACAATATCGTACATGTAAACAGAGTTGAACTTGGAGAAGTCACTGGGGAGAGAGATTAGATCGATCGAAGATCGCTTGTGGAACTGGAAGAGATCGGGGTCTCCTCCATAGTACCTCTCCCACCCTAAGCCCGTCAATATTTCCTCGAGCATCGAGTAGGACGACACCACCTTTCCACTCGGCAAGTGCACCAAAGCCTTCCTGGAAGATGTCTCGGCCTGAGGATTTTCGACCAGGCGAATCACCCCATTCTTAAAAGTCCAAACCCCAgacattttttctttctggtATCTGCAACTGGGGTTTTCTCTGGTGGGTAGTATTGGTTGTAATTTGTTGCTGCTCCTTTGGGGAAAGAGGAGGGGAAGGAAAtgaattgggttgggttggtgTGGTGTGGGAAAACAGAAGGTGGGAGGGTGTATTTATACGTGTCAAAGGGACAAATAAAAACAAGAGGCAAATACTCATTGGGTGGGAGTGAGAAACTGAAAAGGAGCGTGATCGTGGGCATGTTTGGCTTTGGAAGAGAATCTAGATATTGTGGGACCAATGTGATTAAAATATGAGGGTGCATGGATGCCCCTAGGGTTTTTTGATTTAGGGCGCAAATCATCACCATCAACATCCAATTCCGTGGGGCTGGGGTTTGGAAGAATCTTTGTGTAGCTTAATTGCAAAatgctatattttttttttcatcctttttctctttttaatttttggtgatgTGGGAATATTTCTACACGAATGCATGCCACTGTTCATTGTTTAAGAAAAGATTCAATAAAGAAAGTCAATGATGCACCCACTTATATCACGAGATGTCCACGTGAAGGGAGTGGGAGTGATTGGGCCGGGGGCTGGCTTTTGTAACCTTAAAAGCTAATTTTTGGTGTCTTGTCAAATCCGATTTGTTGGATGAGAAATGGTAAAGAGAATTTTTCAAAGCCTTTTATTCTCTGTCATTttacagtttaacgtcaattcacCTActtatcaatattataaaatatttcgCCAAAAACATGATGTAATAAAAAGTTTATGGAGTCTCATGTGTTATTTTCAGAGTTTCcaactaaaaataaaagcatTAGTAATGTAGTTTAGTTAAAATGGAcgtttttattttgtcattgattttcttcaattcattcaatccgacCACTGAAATTGAGAGGGGTGTATGAGAAGTGAAAAtagatgtgtgaatatcacttTTCTTTAGTTATTGATCATAAAACAAGTAGATAAAAACTTTAGACAAATTAGAAATTAGGTAACCAAAGTTACTATTTTCAACATTGAACTTTTAAGTGGGGAATTGTGTTTGTCTTCGTAAATAAATTAGATTTAATTTGAATGATTCTTGTAATCACGAATGATTAATCAGATTAAGTttttttagaacctaaaaaattataattcaatTCATAATGCGATTTTCGTTTCTTCAATACTATTTCAGTTTTAAtcagaataatttttttctttctattttgttaATTTAGAGGCATATATGATAGAGTTATAATCTTTGAGCTCTTCTCAAATGGACATACATTTAATTGCATACAAATGTTATCCAATACATATTTACATTCTCATTCGGGTTCgactctttaaaaaaaaaagcaattattattcaaaaatgagcaaaagaaatgggaatatttttttatcatcacCCTTAAGTGGAGTAATTGATAATTACCACACTATATATCACTATTACGTGAATTTAATTTTTGAGATTTATGTAGTCGATAGACacaaatgtcaaattttaaattcatcaaatggTAATAAATAGGTGGTGAGCATTACCACTACTTGATGGTGGTGAGGAAAAATGCACCCCAAAAAACATCTCAAAGAAATCGAACTCCAACTCCTATACCATCCTATGGAGTACATATTTGCTTTCTCATTAGGGTTCAActattaggccatctccaattgaCCCGGCTAAAGAGccatagggctaaaaatagctcgGAATGACATGAAAACattctccaaccgagggttaggcTAAAGGACTTCTGGGCCCCAGTGGGCCAAAACACCCAAATCAGGCCAGCCAACCAGCCCCTAGTCCAACCCACTTGCcttccaacggctagctgacgtcaggttaccattgaaatttgaaattttttagtaaaaaaaaattcaaaatttttttcctataaatacctaagtcattcctacatcatttctcacataattttcaccattccatactatccgaaaaattattgagattatataaagatgAGAAATCGGGAGGCTTATTTATTTAGTGACAAGTGACATTCAAAATATGTCTGataaccttattttaatatggtagtttaatttaattaaccatattaattcaattaaaattataaattattgaggaggttatgtttggcctatggtcATTTGaccctttcggttggagatgagtttttggttaaagtgctatgtttggcctataaCCTTTTGTCTCATTCGATTGGAAGTAGTATATAATATGGtatatcattattcattaaaataatttttttttgcagaacTAAAAAGCTAATCATGACCCCTTGGTCATTTTTCAGTTAGAGATGGCCTTGCCATCTCCTCAGCGACCTTTGGCCTCTTTCGTACTCATCAATTATGTACTAAATGTTTGTCTGTTGATAGGGCAGCGTAAAAGCAAAAGTAAAAAGATACATAAATATCTTATTTAATCTAGCACAAATACGTTATTTAATGAGTGTAAAAAAAATGACTCTTTACAGACGACACATATTTTCTGTAAATGAATGGGATAACCAGTTCAATAGTAAAAGTATGTGTGTATAATGGTTAATAATTAGTAACTTAAAGTTAAAACATCGAAGTTCCATTGAACTAGATTATGAGTTTACTCATTCATagataaaatgaaagaaaatgataagATATTAAACACTTTATGATTAAGATTAGACAGTCAATTATTGTCCTTAATGACAAATTCCCAACGCCACTCAAATCTAAATTCCCAACACCACTCAAATCTAATCACAGCCTCGAGATATATCAAAGTCAATTCAAAGATAATTGAGCCCTAATGTAGTGTGCTTTGTCATTCAAAAGGACCACTCTCAATAATCATTGTAAAAAAATCATGGTTTTTCCACATGTCATCACATGGGCATACATGGTCCTGTAGGAGGAGAGGAAAAAGGAGGCCGTCTTGTCAAATCCATGATTAGTGTTTTACATAGGATATTTTGGAGGTTAAGTTTCTCGCCACATTCAAAAGGGCCTGTGAAAAATATGACAACACAGAAACTGTGATGTTCTTCAGTGAACTTAACAATAACAAATCAAGAACCATGCGACAAGAAATCAATTTCAGTACAAATGTTGGCTTCTGCTATAATTACTGATGCACTTTACGTCATCTGTTTCTTACTGTTTGCAaattggaaaaaagaaaatttttgttTCGATTAGTCAATATTGAGTTTTTTGTTGATTAGGTAACTTATAAGAAATAGATATTAGGGCTGTCATTGTCCATTGCATCCTTCATTTTCtgtcttctttctttaaatttaaCCAAATAAACTTTTCCAGTGGTTGATGTTGAATCTAGGATCAAAACGTCACGTAATCATGTGGTGAAGGGCGAATCTGTCATACTTGATCAACCATGTACGAATAATCTTAATTTATGTGGGTTCATTTGGTTAGGGATGCATATCTAATTCAACATATAGTTGATTAAATTTGGTCTAATGACAgtctgtttttattttgttatagtaATTAAGTACTAAGTTCATATTTCATAAACGACAatcattgaataaaaaaatatatatttaccaATTGATCGGATGCAAATTTAACaagatatatataaaaaattaatgtaatTAACTAATCCACATAATTAAATTTCTCTCATACAgtattagaaaaaataaatgtaCACAATCAAAGTAACAGTGGTCCTCGATCAACTTTTGAGTTTAAAAGTTGATATTCCCATGTTCCCCCCTCGTGCATGTAGAGAGCATTGCATGCAGGGCTTGTGTATGCCTTTAGGCCTCCAAGCCCCTCAAGCACAATGCCAACTTTGCTTCTGTTTGTTCCACTTTTTCCATGCCCAAGGTCCTACTGATATAGACTCCCTCCTAACTCCAATCCTTCCAGAAAATCTTGAGTGGTACCCAATTCCTTCGATCCTGGTCATCTCTGTCGTTGTTACCATTTCCGTTTCGGTATTATCTACTACAGAAGTATCCAGGGGTACCCAATTCCTTCGATTCTCATTTCTTTCACCATAGAAATTTATTTGTCTAGAACGTTCATTCCCATGTCAAGTGGATTGCATGCTGCAGGTTCTAAGCTGCACTACCTGCTGGTATTATATTGCATTTGCTaattacttcaatttctttgtTCGTGTATTTCAATGAGGCTACCCTATTTATTGTTTAATTGCGTGCAATTAGGACCTATTAATTACTAAAATTTCAACCATGAATCTTGCATATTTGTTATACATATCAAAGTCGGTAGAATTTCAGCCCTTGGTTCTCTTACAATAAATGTTTAAGTGATAAGGAAATGTGTGCTCCTTTCAGGAAACACTTGAAATACTTTTCTAGggagaagttgaattttattacAAGTTTCAAACACTTCTATTGAAAATGTTTCTGAGTAGAAGTGTATTTTAAAGAAGCAATCCAAACAATTAAGGGCAATCAACTCAATCATTAGtttgagtccttaattttctaacaaagaagttgatagaaaaaaaatgggaaCTCAATACAAATTCAGGAGGTATTCGATGGTTTAATTACTCTCTTAATGAAGGTGATAAAAAAGCGGATACCACCTCTTtcatagttttgttttgttatttgttttacaAACGATACCGTTAATGGattaaatagttaattgttAGTGGGAACAAGAATCAGTGAGAATCGAACATgtagagcaaaaaataatcaagaaaaatatggaggcgacacgtggatttttgggttaaaaagacaagattaccctcAAGGCACATCAGAACTCCTATGCGCGAGCAACGGATAATCAtcactcaatcaaggtcaaaagtgatcaaaataggtgtttattcaaaacctatttcatccatcctcatcaaatcttccccacaaggtaactcccaaattatttctttcaaattatattgattagctaattaattgatttattactcaattaattcattaattagctaattgatgGTGATTACCATGCAAAAAACCACTAAAGTGGCCGGTTCCCATCTCTCCCAAAGGGGCCGGCCacactcctataaataccaccccattttctccaaaaacctaagttgaatcctcttgcaaaattctctaaattctccaaacattttttccctcaaaattctaactttggcattagaggttcttcggccaaagcacccccctccattcatcgtgggtgtgTGACGCTCTTGGCCTTAACTtgaggtgttaattgttttttgcaggtgcattttcgtccaagaacaagaaggaagaaatttgcatccacagaaCCCGTACCAAAATATATTTGCATAATTATTTTCCGCCACTGCAGTAAAACTTCATCTGCCCCTTATATAGTTTTGTTAAACAACCTTTATCCAAAGTTGGCAGCTAAGTATACATGACATGAGTATAATTAAGAACGAttcaaattagaaagaaaaaaacggAATAAATGGGAGGATAAAATTAAGTTGAGCTAACCAATGGCACTTGG encodes the following:
- the LOC137718708 gene encoding flowering-promoting factor 1-like is translated as MSGVWTFKNGVIRLVENPQAETSSRKALVHLPSGKVVSSYSMLEEILTGLGWERYYGGDPDLFQFHKRSSIDLISLPSDFSKFNSVYMYDIVIKNPNIFHVRDT